The Lathyrus oleraceus cultivar Zhongwan6 chromosome 5, CAAS_Psat_ZW6_1.0, whole genome shotgun sequence genome includes the window aaagatggaaatggaacatggtgtataccgtgcactcctgaggttaagattcgagacgtatgcctcgcctatcttagttctcgccatcatttaaaattgtcaatgtggtttcgtcaaaccctttctcaatcaaatctaagatacctaaatcttatttaacactttttcaataaaggtggaaatggaacatggtgtataccatgcactcctgagattaagattcgagacgtatgcctcgccaatcttaactctcgccatctTCTAAAACTGTCAAtgtggtttcttcaaaccctttctcaatcaaattccaaaaagatacttaattcctatcttaacttctttcaataaagatggaaatggaacatggtgtataccgtgcactcctgaggctaggattcgagatgtatatctcgctcatccaagttctcgtcatcactcaaaatacatccaaccgatcaaactcttttctcgccgccgtgcaATTAATCAAAAAACTTTTTTTTCATAAATGgaagatatattgtcttaagtgatacaaaacaatgtttcggccacgattgttgagtagagataaatgacgcttttccgaatgtagatttataaatccgttcgatgtgtggtatgcgtccactcctcatctgttttgggtaaaacaatgtttatgtcgattaatacagtatagctttcgctaaaatcgaccaacaaacaaacatttttctacccagaactacgtaagccttgatttctcttttgagatacgtaggagcaggatttttaaatcttgtcaggcccattaataaaaaacttaggtttagtccttcgtcaaaaatccaaaaacatttcttccCTCTTCCTTTCTTTCTGTCCTACCTAATAatttgaaaagcctaatattttaactaacactaacgcacacaactgacctaatggttcccgttgagtacaacggacgtgaggggtgctaataccttccccttgcgtaatcgactcccgaaccctgatattggttgcgatgaccatatcttatcctttcttttgtcttgggttttatcgatatttcccctttcctttttaggaataaataaagttcggtggcgactctgttcagtccatcattgcgagcgtgcgatcacgcttcgctttgaagtcgtatccccatttttttcgaggtgcgacagatggtTTGTAGAATGACTGGGAGAAACGATCGTGCTATTGCTGAAGCATTGGAATCCCTTGCCCAGGTAATGGCTCAAACTGCACAGAACAATCAGAATGGGAGAGCAGGAGGAGCTCCTGATGAGTTTCGCGCTTTGGGAAAATTTCAGAGGAACAATCCACCAACTTTCAAGGGTAGCCATGACCCAGAGGGTGCACAGGAATGGCTCAAAGTAACTGATAAGATCTTCCGAGTGATGGCTTGCACAGAGGCTCAAAAGGTACAATTTGGTACTCATATGTTGTTAGAAGAAGTTGAGGATTGGTGGGATAACACACGTCAGGTATTGGAAGCTAGTGGTACAGAGATAACTTGGGTTGTGTTCAAAAAATAAATCTTGGAGAAGTATTTCCCCGAGGACGTTCGTGGCAAAAAGGAGATAGAGTTCCTTGAGCTAAAGCAACGGAACATGATTGTGGCAGAGTATGCTGCGAAGTTTGAGGCGCTAGTGAAGTTTTATCCCCATTACAACCGTGCTGATACTGAGACTTCAAAATGTCTCAAGTTGAGAATGGGCTGAGACCAGAGATCAAACAAGGTATTGGATACCAACAAATTCGTAGGTATGCTGAATTGGTGAATAAAAGTAGAATCTATGATGAGGATAATAGAACTCGGTCTGCTTACTATAAGAGTATTAGTGAGAAGAAATGGAAGGGACAATTTAGAGGGAAACCTTATGTAACTCCAGTTGACAAAGGGAAGCAGAAGGCTTTAGATGGGAAGAAGACAAGTGGGGGAGGGCCCCCCGCTTCTGTCAAGTGCTTCAAGTGTGGTGGGTTGGGACACTGTGCTAATGAATGTAATAATAAGGTTCTGAGATGTTACAATTGTGGAAAAACGGGTCACCGTGTTGCAGAGTGCAAGAATGATGGTCCGACTTGTTATAATTGTGGTGAACAGGGTCATATCAGTACACATATGTCAGAAGCCAAAGAAGACGGCCGCTACTGCTGCCCAGATTAACGGTAGAGTGTTTACCTTGAGTGGTTCAGAGGTTCCCAAGACAGATAACTTGATCAAAGGTACTTGTTTCATTAACAACATTGAGTTAATTGCTATTATTGAtactggtgctactcattcgtttatttctCTTGAGTGTGCTACGGGGTTGGGTTTAAAATTATCTCTTTTGGTTGGGAGTATGGTTATCGATACCCCGACTAATGGTTCAGTGACTACTGCGTTAGTCTGTTTGAGTTATCCTTTCACCATTTATGGTAAGAATTTTGCGATGGACTTGGTTTGTCTACCTTTGCATCAAATCAATATTATTCTTGGAATAAACTAGTTAGAGTTCAACTATGTTCATATCAATTGCTACAGCAAAACCGTGAGGTTCCCAGAGTTTGGTGATTGTGGAGAGCTGATGTTTTTATCCGCTAAGCAAGTAGAAGAACTCTTAGAAGATGAGGCTCAGATGTTTGCAATGTTTTCATCATTGCAAGTCAACAATAAGGCTGCAAGTGTTGATATGCCTATTGTGTGCAATTTTCAAGATGTATTTCCAAATGATATTAGTGACTTGCCACCAGAGTGTGAGATTGAGTTTTCCATTGATGTGGTACCTGGTACTAATCCTATGTCAATGGCTCCGTATAGGATGTCAGCTTCAGAATTGGGTGAATTGAAGAAATAGTTAGAAGAGTTGCTTGAGAAGAATTTTGTTCGACCAAGTGTTTCTCCATGGGGTGCGCCAGTGTTGTTAGTTAAGAAAAAGGACGACAGTATGAGGTTATGTGTTGACTACATACAATTGAATAAAGTTACTATCAAAAATAAGTATCCTCTTCCGAGAATTGATGGTCTGATGGATCAATTGGTGGGTGCTTGTATGTTCAGCAAGATATATTTGAGGTCaggttatcatcagattcgtgtgaaACCAGACGATATTCCGAAGACTGCATTCAGGAaaaggtatggtcattatgagtATACAGTAATGCCGTTTAGAGTGTCTAATGCGCCAGGTGtgttcatggagtatatgaataggattttccatccttATCTAGATTGATTTGTGGTCGTATTCATCGATGACATCTTGATATATTCTAAGTCAAAGGAAGAACATGTGGATCATCTAAACATTGTATTGCAGGTGTTGAGGAACAAGAAGCTTTATGCCaagttgtccaagtgtgaattctggttaaaagaagtgagtttccttggccatgtgatttctAGTGGAGGAATTGTTGTTGATCCGTCGAAAGTTGATGTTGTGTTGCAgtgggagactctgaagtctgctactgagattCTAAGTTTCCTTGGCTTGGCTGGTTATTACCGTAGGTTTATAGAAGGCTTTTCAAAGATAGCAATGCCTTTGACTCAattgactcgaaagggtcaagcTTATGTGTGGGATGTTGCATGTGAAAAGAGTTTTGTAGAACTCAAGAAGAAATTGACGAGTGCTCCAGTTTTGGTCTTGCCCAATCTGAATGAGTCTTTTGTAGTATATTGTGATGCGTCAAagatgggtcttggtggtgtaCTGATGCAAAATGGCCAGGTCGTTGCTTATGCTTCcagacaactgaaggttcatgaaAGAAATTATCCTACACATGACTTAGAGTTGGCAGCTTTAGTTTTTGTTTTGAAGATTTGGAGGCATTATCTTTTTGGATCTAGgttcgaagtgttcagtgatcacaagagcctgaagtatttgtttgatcagaaagagttgaatatgaggcagaggagatggcttgaacttctgaaggattatgattttgaaTTGAGTTACCATCCGGGTAAGGCTAATGTTatagctgatgcattgagtaggaagtccTTACATATGTCAATGCTTATGGCTCGAGAGTTAGAACTGATTGAACAATTCAGAGATATGAGTCTAGTGTGTGAAGAGACTCCTAACAGTGTGAAATTGGGTATGCTGAAGCTGACTAGTGGTATTCTCGAAGAAATCAGAGGAAGCCAGAAATCTGATTTGGGTTTGGTAGATCGTCTCACGTTAATCAACCAAGGTAAGGGGGTGATTTTCGGGTTGATGAGAATGATGTGATGAGGTTTAGAGATAGGTTGTGTGTTCCAGATGTGCCAAAAATTAAGAAGGGAATTCTTGAGGAGGGTCATAGAAGTGGGTTAAGTATTCATCCCGGTGCCACgaaaatgtatcaagacttgaagaaattgttttggtggccaggaa containing:
- the LOC127079724 gene encoding uncharacterized protein LOC127079724, with product MSQVENGLRPEIKQGIGYQQIRRYAELVNKSRIYDEDNRTRSAYYKSISEKKWKGQFRGKPYVTPVDKGKQKALDGKKTSGGGPPASVKCFKCGGLGHCANECNNKVLRCYNCGKTGHRVAEVISVHICQKPKKTAATAAQINGRVFTLSGSEVPKTDNLIKGTCFINNIELIAIIDTGATHSFISLECATGLGLKLSLLVGSMVIDTPTNGSVTTAKTVRFPEFGDCGELMFLSAKQVEELLEDEAQMFAMFSSLQVNNKAASVDMPIVCNFQDVFPNDISDLPPECEIEFSIDVVPGTNPMSMAPYRMSASELGELKK